One genomic segment of Huiozyma naganishii CBS 8797 chromosome 8, complete genome includes these proteins:
- the STE5 gene encoding Ste5p (similar to Saccharomyces cerevisiae STE5 (YDR103W); ancestral locus Anc_8.247) has translation MIPHTPDEANSFHLNSSRENSSISLLHTPEPQSRNSSLGSQLNIESQQRSSPSSVAKKWTEKLVKFQKNSSKKIRWSPPSTPSSYTRNLLSTSNSPDINGAKHETTPNSIKSSEHVKYPSRTTSLPRPVSYLYLKGKNTSSTPDEKSDTNLTPLVTAKSTSSKFSPLFSSEDLSTPTHQRPRYEWSNKTKKSFINECCALCDEPISSKSNGERIIELECRHICHQECLAVSLNDMNNEKASGMQTLFPNCLKCFHEKNITRQCIPKNDDFKDEIISSLLINRGGMGGSSPSTPNFSNSLESPLTARFPPILTPVHPLNSNMSLQNTPVMLNETEPLSFLLSRPPAGRKPFAESRMSSRDTLRGLSIAKRVSNNHFVELKRKSVVLPLSYSNDLRSIATQDSDIVSTDVRSNESGHITLLPILRSYFTELLLDNFKEQLVDWKLDDEFGPLRVVDNLMFSFGNESYEKCWCYLFQNALVVATIDENENSKEGQNFEKNESLGFDTKFTTMHKFKLSSESINVGTISSSVLKCELLEAETKIPQAIHLTEALNSNNSTIIQKWISALLDQDILFNEQNITSTLPLPPILKNINSNDNGTDTFTGFVNPNRAIELCGYKGSTGSVILRRGFNIPKSASGQSTIGTIQTMMTTASSILSLKRERADELILVIQLDFDKLKEKSGGIGGVSDYTTIFNTFKALSLKYARLPFCVLNSAGYILKIGQVKQEFSNLKCVEEWIDLKPTSKFDPKELKNILHPEGIQKHIQLVIVSNSSMEEGMSSLLMDYRSFSAPKRRHADEIKIKVGYLNVDYSDKIDELLEINSWEFMLEALCYNFSLNFDEDDDGVDTLADDAKSEEILDFRISSQHFENPNPSASELPLTENLTEEFELSVGPSRNDEYLTTLPLDIGLENKQLEVDKLLPINDSIQSATKKLNRLSVVPQTNHAYNYL, from the coding sequence CCAGTAAAAAGATACGGTGGTCGCCACCTTCGACTCCATCGAGTTATACAAGAAATCTGCTGTCAACAAGTAATAGCCCGGATATCAATGGTGCCAAGCATGAAACTACACCTAATTCAATTAAAAGTAGTGAACATGTAAAATATCCGTCGAGGACAACTTCTCTACCAAGACCAGTATCTTATCTATATCTGAAGGGAAAAAATACATCTTCCACACCTGATGAAAAAAGTGATACAAATTTGACTCCCTTAGTAACTGCGAAGTCGACGTCAAGCAAGTTTTCTCCACTCTTCTCATCTGAAGACTTGAGTACACCGACGCATCAGCGGCCACGCTATGAATGGTCTAACAAAACTAAGAAATCTTTTATCAACGAATGTTGTGCACTATGCGATGAGCCAATTTCAAGTAAAAGCAATGGCGAGAGAATAATTGAGCTCGAATGCAGACATATATGTCACCAAGAGTGTCTTGCAGTATCACTGAACGATATGAACAACGAAAAAGCGAGTGGAATGCAGACCCTTTTCCCGAATTGTCTCAAGTGTTTCCACGAAAAGAATATAACCAGACAATGCATCCCCAAGAACGATGACTTTAAAGATGAGATTATCTCCTCACTCTTAATTAATAGAGGGGGAATGGGGGGTAGTTCACCGTCCACTCCAAATTTCAGCAACTCGCTAGAGTCTCCTCTAACAGCTAGATTCCCACCTATATTAACCCCAGTGCATCCACTCAACAGCAATATGTCATTACAGAATACACCAGTTATGCTTAACGAAACTGAGCCCTTGAGCTTCTTACTCTCGCGACCTCCAGCTGGAAGAAAACCGTTTGCAGAATCGAGAATGAGCTCCCGTGATACACTTCGCGGCCTTTCTATCGCGAAAAGAGTTTCAAACAACCATTTCGTGGAGCTTAAAAGGAAGTCCGTTGTCTTACCATTATCTTACTCCAATGATCTAAGGTCAATTGCTACACAAGACTCAGATATAGTGTCCACGGATGTCAGGTCTAATGAATCTGGACATATAACTCTGCTACCAATCTTGAGATCTTATTTCACTGAACTTTTGCTTGAtaatttcaaagaacagTTAGTCGATTGGAAATTAGACGATGAATTTGGACCGCTAAGAGTTGTAGACAACCTGATGTTCTCCTTTGGAAATGAAAGTTACGAAAAATGCTGGTGTTATTTATTTCAGAATGCACTGGTAGTCGCCACAattgatgaaaatgaaaactCTAAAGAAGGCCAAAACTTTGAGAAGAATGAAAGCCTCGGCTTCGATACAAAATTTACTACCATGCATAAATTCAAACTATCAAGCGAAAGCATAAATGTTGGTACAATCAGCTCTTCTGTATTGAAATGTGAGCTTTTAGAAGCAGAAACGAAAATACCCCAAGCCATTCATCTCACAGAAGCCCtaaacagcaacaataGCACGATCATTCAAAAATGGATTTCTGCTTTGCTTGACCAAGATATATTGTTTAATGAGCAGAATATAACATCAACACTGCCATTACCACCCATTTTAAAAAACATCAACTCAAATGACAATGGTACCGACACATTTACCGGTTTTGTAAATCCTAATAGGGCTATTGAGTTATGTGGATACAAGGGGAGCACTGGCAGCGTTATACTGAGGAGGGGTTTTAATATCCCGAAATCCGCTAGTGGTCAGTCCACAATTGGAACAATCCAAACGATGATGACCACCGCGAGCTCGATTCTTTCCTTAAAACGCGAGAGAGCTGATGAATTAATTTTGGTCATTCAATTGGATTTTgacaagttgaaggaaaaaagtgGGGGAATTGGCGGAGTTAGTGATTATACAACCATTTTCAATACATTTAAAGCATTGTCTCTGAAATATGCCCGATTACCGTTTTGTGTGCTAAACTCTGCTGGATATATCCTCAAGATTGGGCAAGTTAAGCAAGaattttcaaatttgaagtGTGTGGAAGAATGGATAGATTTGAAGCCTACATCGAAGTTTGACCCAAAAGAACTAAAAAACATCCTACATCCTGAAGGTATCCAAAAGCATATTCAATTAGTTATCGTATCGAATAGCAGTATGGAGGAAGGGATGTCTTCTCTATTGATGGACTACAGATCGTTCTCGGCGCCGAAAAGGAGACATGCAGATGAGATTAAAATTAAGGTTGGGTACTTAAATGTTGACTACAGCGATAAGATAGATGAATTGTTGGAGATTAATTCTTGGGAGTTTATGTTAGAAGCACTGTGTTACAATTTCAGCTTAAActttgacgaggatgacgatggCGTTGATACACTTGCAGATGATGCAAAGAGTGAAGAAATACTTGACTTTCGGATAAGCTCACAGCATTTTGAAAACCCCAATCCTTCAGCTTCTGAGCTTCCACTGACTGAAAATTTAACAGAGGAGTTTGAACTTTCAGTAGGACCATCCAGAAATGATGAATACTTGACTACTTTGCCACTTGACATCGGTCTTGAAAACAAGCAACTGGAAGTTGATAAGTTACTGCCTATCAACGATAGTATACAATCTGCGaccaaaaaattaaatagACTAAGCGTGGTTCCTCAAACCAACCATGCATATAACTACTTATAG